The DNA sequence CGAAGGGCGACAAGGGCGATAAGGGAGACACAGGGGCGACCGGTCCGGCGGGTGCAGACGGTACGGGCGCGGGAACGGTTACGGCTGTCAACACGGTCGCGCCCGACGCGAACGGCAACGTCACGCTTACTGCGGTGAACGTGGGCGCTCTCTCCACCACGGGGGACGCACAGCTTGCCGGAAGTCTCAACGTCGTTGCGGCCGGCGCGGCTACCGACGTCTTCAAGGCTTCCAGCGCTGACGGCTCCGCGTACACGAGCATCACGACCGGCGGAGCGCTTGTTACGAACGTGTCCGCTTCGTTCAACGGGCGTATGTGGGTGCGCGCGGACAGCGCGGGTACCGATCCGTTCCGGGTGACGCTTGCCGACAACACCGAAATCATGTCGGTCCGCAAAACGGGCAGCGTGCGGCTTCCGATGGGAAACCTGTACGCCGACAAGAACCTTCGCGTTGGCGGCGCTGCTAGCGCATCGGGCATGGGCAGCGCTGTCACGGGCGTTCTTGCCGTTGACCACGGGACCGGACCTAGCGCGGTGAACCCGAACGGCGTCAACGTGTACGCCGAAGGCGGTCAGCTCAAGGTGCAAGAGTCGAGCGGCGCTGTCTTCACGGTCGGTGCGACGTCGAGCGCGCCGAAGAACACGTGGACGCCTCAAGCACTGGGCTTTGAAGCGTGGTCGTGTGACCCGTACACAGTGGCGAACCCGGTTGCGAAGTACCTGACTCCGCAGCGGCTTTACTTCGTGGGGCTGAACATCACGGAGCTGACAACGGTCAACCGAATCGTTCTGTACGCGCGCGGCTATGGCGGCGTGACGTCGAACCGGTACCGGGCGGGTATCTACCGGGAGAACGGCGCGAAGGTTGTCGAGACTGGCGGCGTCGCGCTGACGATGGCTGGGCAGGAAGCCGGGTCCATGCCCGCACAGAAGACGAACCATATCGGCGCTGTTCCTGTGACGATCACTCAGACCGCGCTTACGCCTGGGCGCTACTGGGTTGCGTTCTCGCTTGTTACGGGTGGCACGACTGACTTCGCGTTCTTCCACGTTCAGAACGAGTCCCCCATCGCGACTGCCAACTTTTGGATGCCGGGTACGCCGTTCGCGCGGGCGTGGTTCACGGAAGGGCAGAACAACGCGGCACTTCCGACCACTGTGAGCCAGACAGCGGCGGGTGCACGCGCTGACCATGACATCCCGATTGCGGCACTGGCCTACGTCTAACTCAGCCTACCCACGTGAGTAGGTACGGCCCCGGAGCAACACGGTTCCGGGGCCTCTTTGATGCGCGAAAGGAAATCGTTTTGAGCATTCCGAAGCTTCTGTCTCTCGGCCACGCCGAAGTCGGATACCGCGAAGGTCGGGCAAACGGCCATTGGAACAACTTTCAGAAGTTCTCGCCGGCCGTGCCTGGGCTTGAGTGGTCGCAGAATCAGGCATGGTGCGCCACCTTCACTTCGTGGCTTGCGCTGAAGGCTGGTCTTGCTGACGCCTACCCGCGCACGGCTTCGTGTTGGACCGGAACGAATTGGTTCAAGAACAAGGGGCGCTTTTCGGCGTACCCGGCGGTCGGCGCTCAGGTGTTCTTCGGCAATGGCGGGGGCAGTCACACGGGCATCGTGTACGCCTATGACGCCAATTACGCATACACGATCGAGGGGAACACGAACGGCAACGGCAGCGCTGAGGGTGACGGCGTGTACCTGAAGAAGCGCGCGCGTCGGGATTCGTACCTGTACGGGTACGGCTACCCGGATGTTAAGGGTGGCAGTGTGAGCGCTGACCCGAACGCCGCGAAGTTCGGGTATAAGCACAAGGCGACCGGCAAGGTTGGCGATCTGGGCGGGAAGCCCGCGAAGCCGAAGGCGTACGAGCCGTTCCCGGGTGCGGCTTTCTTCAAGCGTGAGCCGAAGTCGGCAATCGTTACCGCCATGGGCAAGCGCCTTGTTGCGGTGAAGTGCTCCGCGTACAAGGTCGGTCCGGGCGCTCAGTGGTCGGACGCTGACAAGGCTTCGTACGCGAAGTGGCAGCGGAAGTGTGGGTTCACGGGTGCCGACGCTGACGGTTGGCCCGGTAAGTCATCGTGGGACAAGCTGAAGGTCCCGAAGGTCTAAGGGGTGCACATGGGAGATCACAGTAAGCCGGGTCGCCTGGGTGGCGTTCTGTCCTGGGCGAAGGCTCACCCGAAGATCGTCAGCGCGGTCGTGGTGGGCGTCGTGGGCGTCGTCTCGGCCGTGAAGCCGGAGTTCCCGGGCGCTGCCGTTGTGTCTGCCGTCCACGCTGTCCTAGGGGTTTAGCCGGCTCAGGGTCACCGACACCCTTCGTGGGAAACGTAAGCAACCTACGAAGGGTGTCGCGTGGCCTATTACAAGAGCATCGGGCTTATCGGTCCCGCCCAGTCGGGTAAGGACTCCATCGGGTCTCGGCTCCGGCAGCGTTACGGATATCAGCGTGTGGCGTTCGCGGACCCGCTCAAGGCGGCGGCGCTGAAGCTGAACCCGTGGGTGGACGCCGCCTCTGCCGTTCGGGGCCCCGTGCTCTGCCGTCGGCTCTCTGAGTTGGTGGATGAGTGGGGCTGGGACCGTTGCAAGACGGAATACCCGGAAGTGCGGCGCACCCTTCAGCACGTCGGACAGACCGTTCGGGAGCTTGACCCCGACTTCTGGGTACGTGCCGCCTTCCCTGCGATCGTTGCCGCGTCTCGTCTGGGGCTTCCGGTCGTTGTTACTGACGTGCGGTACGAGAACGAAGCCCAGGCGCTCACTGCCCGTGGCTTCGAGCTGATCCGGGTTACGCGGCCCGGTGCCGGACTGGCGGACGAGACCGGACGGCACAAGAGCGAAACCGAGTTGGCCAACTACCCGACAGCGCTGACGATTTCGAACGCTGGGACGCTGGGTGAGCTGAACGACATTGTTGACAGCTTGCTCGTTCCGCGCACGCGTTGACAATTCCTCCCCCTATCGACTGCCTTCGGGTGGCCGGTAGGGGGATTTTTTCGTTGTGGGCTTGCGCCGTGCCTACTCGCGTGAGTAGGTTGGTTCCTGCAAGACACCGACAGCGACGAAGGGCAAGGGATCATGGCTAGCTACACTGCACCCGCCGGATACACGGTCTTCAGCATGGGTGCGGGCAAGGTTGGCCACGCCGCAAAGGGCACCGACACGCACACGCCCTGTAAGCGTCCGATCACGAAGAGCATCAAGCTTCTTCACACGCCCTTCGTCACCTGCACCCAGTGCGTCAAGGCACTTGCCGCCAACAAGGAAGAGACGAACATGTCTGTAGCTAACAACGTGGTCAGCGTCCGGGGCGGCAAGGTCCACTACCGCGCCCAGTACCTTGGCGACCACGTGTTCCCCGCGTGCCGTACGGGTGCCATGACGAACAGCGGCACGAAGTACCGCACGGTTGCCGCCCCTGTCGACTGCACCACGTGCGCCCGTTACGACGCCGCGCACTTCGCTGAGTACCGCCCCGAAGTTGAAGCCGACCCGAAGGAAGACGCCATGCCCGCGAAGCCCGAAGCCGAGAAGACGACCGAAGCTGACACGTCCGGTGAAGACATGTCCGCTGTCGCCAACACGGACGTTGACGCGCTGATCAGTGAGGTTCACACGACCATTGACGAACTGAAGAAGCTCGACCCGACGTCAGAAGGTGCGCACGGCAAGGCTGTCGAGCTGAAGCAAGAGGCGGACGGCAAGATTCGGAAGCTTCCGGCCGCGAAGCGCAACACGCTGCGACAGGACGTACGGGCGGCGTTCAAGGTGGCGACCACGAAGCCGGAGCCGGCCCCCGCCCCTGAGCCGATCACGCCTACCGCAGTGCAGACGCGCGCCGAAGCCGACGCCGAAGCCGCCGCTGAGGACCCGCGCAAGTTCGAAGGCGTTGACAAGCTGATCAAGGACGGCGTCAAGGCGTTCAGCGAAGGTCTCGATCTGGGGCTGAGGCTGACGAACGTCGGTGACCGGTTGGCGCGCATCATCAATCAGATGCGCCTCAGCATCCCGAACCCGGACGCCGGGAACCTCCCCGACCTGATGTCGATTCGCAAGACGACGAAGAACGGTTCGAGCGCGATCTACAACGCCGTTCGCAAGGGGATTGCAGACGACGACGTTGACCGGATCGCCGCTCACAACTCGATGGTGCGCGCGTCTCAGAACAAGGCTTCCGACGTCCTTGTTGAGTACCTTGACAGCTTCGACACGATGCCGCTTGAAGAAGCACGCGCCACGATGGACGCGCGTTTCCCGGGTGCCACTGAGAAGCTGGACGAGAACGCGAAGCTCCGCGAAGAGCTGGACGAAGACGACGCGAAGCGGCCGGCTGAGCTTTCCCCGTCCGACGCAATCCGCGCGCTGTACGCCGATCACGGAATCATCCTTCCCCGCTACGGCCGTACGGAGCTTGCGCGCATCGACCGGCGCGTGAAGAAGCTCGAAGGCTTCACGAAGGAACTGGAGACGCTGAGCGAAACCGCGAACGCTCCCGCCGAAAAGGTCGAAGAGCTGGAAGGCGCGATCACTGAACTTCGGGAAGAGATTCCCGCCCAGTTCCTTGAGCCGGTGAAGGAGAAGACCGACGCCGAGAAGACCGCTGACGCCCTTGCCGCTGTGAAGGCAGCGATGGAGCGTGCGGGCAAGCGCGCGAAGAAGGTGAAGACCGCAAAGCAAAAGCAGAAGGTCAAGGCGGAGTCGTACGCGCTGATCCGTGCCTTCGTGGACGCCATGGGGCTTGACCTGAGCGCGCTTGTCCCGGCGGACGACGAAGACGACAACAAGTAACCGTCCGACACACTGAGCGACGCCCCCGGGAGTGACTGGCCTGGGGGCGTCGCTGTAAGGAGGTAGTCCCGTGGCAAAGCAGGAATACCCGGCACGGCTGGGCGACGTGTACGCCGGAGAGAGCGCGGCGACCAACAACCCGGACACGGTTGTCATCCGGGCGTACGTCAGCGACCGGAAAGACCTTGACCGGCCGGTTCTTGTCGAGCTGACCAGCAAGGGGGCGCGCGACGTTGCCGCCCGACTACTCGAAGAAGCCGACAAGGCGGAAGCCGCAGCGAAGGGGAGGCGGGCGTGAAGACGTACACAGCCGTTGAAGCGGTTATCACGGACGGCGAGACTCACGGCGTAGCGAAGAACTCAACCGAGCCGTACATGACGGAATGCGGTACCGGGGCCGGCTTCGAGCTGGAAGGGGTGGAACCCACGTGCGTTGACTGTCGTACCGCGCTGGGGCTCGACGGCGGAGCCACACCGAAGGCTGACCCCGTGGTTACGGTCGGGATGTGGCACGCCATGCAGGACGATGCGCAGCGGGCAGCACGCACCCAGGCGGGACGGCAGCGTGAGGAAACCCCGGCGGAGAACGAAGAGCGCATGGCTAAGGCTGAAGCGGCGCGCGTCCTGGGTATGGCATGGACGACCGTTTGGCGGCAGGCAAACCACATGAGCGCCGTTGAGTTCACGCGGTGGGCGAAAGACGGCGGCAACGTCCTGAGCGGCCCCGTTGTCGAAGCGGAGAAGCGCCGATACCGCAGCGTGCGCGGCCGGTACGAAGAGCGCAAAGCCCAGCTCGAAGCCGAAGGCTGAGGCGACCGGCCCATGTGGGAACGCATCGAAGCCGGGCTGTACCGCTACCGGAAGACACGTGAGCCGGCTGACGTGATCCGGGTCGGCCCCCGCAAGTGGGAAGCCAACTACCGCCACAACGGCACGCGCGACCAACGGTTCTTCAAGACAGCGCGCGAAGCCAAGCTTCACATCGAGCTGACGTGCCGCTAGATCGGCCCTGAGCGCCCCGCACAGCACCTAGAAGCCCCGCCGGGTCTCCAAGTACCGGCGGGGCTTCGTCACACCCTCACAGCGCCGGACAAGGGCTGAGCTGGGCTTTGTGATGCTGTGACGCTGTGACTCAAAATCAAGAACAACATAAGACTTCTCTAAGGCAACCCCAGCTCGACGCCACATCGTCACAGCGTCACCCGTTCCGCTGGTTCGGTCACCGACTCCCTTCAGGACAAGTAGGAGACTACGAAGGGAGCGACCTTGCCGAAGGTGCGCACTGTTTACCGTGGCGGAAGCCGCTTTTACGTCCACCCCGTGAACCGGGAAATCGTTCACCCGGGCGTGACGTCCATTCTGGGAATGCTGCCTAAGCAGAATTTCTTCGGCCCGTGGCAAGCGAAGATGGCAGCAGAACTTGCCGTCGACTCGATCGACTTCGTGTCGGATATGGCGCGTCGCGACCGTGACGGAGCCATCGACTATCTGAAGGGTGCCGCGCGCCGCTACACGAAGGTTCGCGCCGATCTGGGTAGCGAAGCCCATGATCTCTTCGAGCGCCTGATACGTGGTGAGTACGTGGGCAGGGTCCGGAGCGACCTTCAGCCCTACGTCGACCACTTCCGTGAGTTCCTTGAGGCAGTGAACCCGGAGTTTCTGGGTGCCGAAGATGTGGCGTGGTCGGACACGTACGGCTATGCCGGGTCTTTCGACGTCGTGATGATTGTGTGGCTCGACGCTGACGGCATCCCGACCCCGGACCGCTCCGGCACTCCGCATCTGATCATGGGTGACTGGAAGACGGGCAAGAACACGTACCCGGACGTTGCCCTTCAGCTCAGTGCGTACATGAACGCTGACTTCTTCCTTGACGCTGACGGCAACAAGCGGGACGTCCCGGAGTTCGAGGGTGCTGCCGTTCTTCACGTCACAGACGAGACATGGGCGTTCAAGCCGATCGAGACTGGGCCCGAAGTGTTCGCACAGTTCCTACACCTTCGCGCGACCTTCGATTGGGACCGCGACCTTTCCCGGAAGGTGATCGGAAAGCCCATTGCGCGGAAGGCGAAGGGCAAGATTGTGACCGGTACCCAGCGAAGGGCGCGATAGTGGCGAAGCGCTTTTTCCGCGTGCTTCCGGGGCGCTACCCGCTGCGGAAAAGCGAAGTGCGCGTCCAGTTCCGGGAGCGGCGTCGAATCGGCTCCGTACTCATTGACGAAGCGTGCGTCTGGGTGGACGACACCGACGATCCGAAGCGCGCCGTTGACGGCGTGAAGGGTGCCATCATCCGCCGGCTAGCACGTGACCTTGCCGTGCGCGATTTGCTGGGCGATACGCCTTACGACGAAGGGGCGCGCTGAGTTGCTTCAGGCCACCACTACCGGAATCCTCAAGGATTCGTACGCCCAGGGCGGCAGCATCGGCGTTTACATCACGCCCGTGTATTGCTCCGTGTCGCGCCCCATGACTGCTGAGCTGACGCCTGACGAAGCGCGCTTGCTGGGTCTCCGGCTCATCCGGCTTGCTGATCAGGCAGACGCACAGCGGACCTAGTCACCGACTCCCTTACCGGCAGATGTAAGCAACCCGCATGAAGGAGAGAACGCCTTGAAGAACGACCTTAAGACCCTGGGCACTGCGGCGCTTGTCGGCTTCGCGCTGATCTCGCTGGGGCTTGCTGTCTCCGCGTACTTCAGCATGATCGTTGTCGGCATGTGGCACGGTCACAACGACGCCGTGCCTGCCCTGGGCTTCGTTGACTGCCTGTACGGCGTTGGCCTCTTCTCCATCCTCACGGGTCTGGGCGCGTACGTGAAGCGCGACTAGCACCCCGGAGCCCCAATCCCCCACACCTGACCCCTCAGTGCCTCACACGGG is a window from the Streptomyces sp. MMBL 11-1 genome containing:
- a CDS encoding peptidoglycan-binding protein; amino-acid sequence: MSIPKLLSLGHAEVGYREGRANGHWNNFQKFSPAVPGLEWSQNQAWCATFTSWLALKAGLADAYPRTASCWTGTNWFKNKGRFSAYPAVGAQVFFGNGGGSHTGIVYAYDANYAYTIEGNTNGNGSAEGDGVYLKKRARRDSYLYGYGYPDVKGGSVSADPNAAKFGYKHKATGKVGDLGGKPAKPKAYEPFPGAAFFKREPKSAIVTAMGKRLVAVKCSAYKVGPGAQWSDADKASYAKWQRKCGFTGADADGWPGKSSWDKLKVPKV
- a CDS encoding deoxynucleotide monophosphate kinase family protein gives rise to the protein MAYYKSIGLIGPAQSGKDSIGSRLRQRYGYQRVAFADPLKAAALKLNPWVDAASAVRGPVLCRRLSELVDEWGWDRCKTEYPEVRRTLQHVGQTVRELDPDFWVRAAFPAIVAASRLGLPVVVTDVRYENEAQALTARGFELIRVTRPGAGLADETGRHKSETELANYPTALTISNAGTLGELNDIVDSLLVPRTR